The window ATTTTAAACCTTTTGCTCCTGGTGTTGTAGGGAAGACATTGATCAAGAAACGCGGAGGAAAGGACTACCGCCTTGAAGCATCTCTTTCTGTCAGTGAATTTAAAAAAATCATCCTTAATTCGGTCTGGTATCACAATAATTTTCATGTTCTTGAAAAGTATGATCGTAATATTGATATGCCCGTGGATTTAGATATGACCCCATTGTCACTTTGGAACTGGGGAATCCAGCATAGAACCGGACGATTGCGAGCTGCTTCTGAGGATGCTCTTAGGATAAGTTTGTTGCCCAGAACTAAAGCTACTATTTCTGATTTAGGAATTTCTGTTTTTGGTGTATATTATACATCTCCAGAAATAGTTGAAAGTGGGTGGATGCACCGCTCAAAGGACATCCGTAGACCTGTAGGATTGTATGCTGCATATGATCCTGCTTCAGCGGACTGCATCTATCTTTTTCCTTTCAAAGGGAAGAATGATTACTGGGTCTGTAAGCTGACTACTCGCTCAAGAGAATTTCAAGAGTGTTCTTTTTGGGATGTATGGCAGGTCAAAAATGAGCAAAAGCAAGCTGTAGCAGAGAGTAAACTGAAGGCATCGGCGCAAAAAAGGCAGCTTGAAAGTTTAGTAGCTCAAACAATTAAAGAAGCAGGGCGTAACGCGCCAGATAAAAGTCATATGAGTAATGCCGCACGCTTACGTGGAATCCAAAGCAATAAGGCTCAAGAAAAAGATAAAGAAAGGGGTATTCAGTTTTATAAACCTAAAACGGAGTCGAAAGATATTCCTGCAAAAGTAATTTTATTAGAGGGGAATCGGCAGGAAGAAGATTACAGTTATCCTGATTATATCGATGAACTTTTTGATACTGAGGATAGTTAAATGGCACTCCCGGAAAATATGATTAAAGCAGTTTATATCGAGTCAGTTATTCCTAGCTATGTGGGTAATCCTTATATTGAAGCGTTGCCTCCTGAAATGACCTTTGAACAGGTTAAGGCAGGACTGATTGGCAAAGTTAAGTTTGATGCTCAAGATATTTTTGTTGATGGTCGTCTACGCGCCCATATGATCCCTGCGCTACTCGATGATTTTTTCCAACCTTTATCCGCACATATCAGTCTTGAGCAAAAGCTATCCATAATGATTAGACGTGGGTACGTTGGTAGGAATCTTAGTGACGGCTCCCGCAACAAGCACATGCAAAATGGTTATGAGAGGATTCTGAGTGGTGATATGGAATCTTTTAGATTCAATCATGCCATTTCAACTGCCTCCAGCCTTTTGCTATTAGGGTGTTCTGGAAGTGGAAAAACCACAACTCTCCAGCGCATTCTATCCACATATCCAACAGTAATTTTTCATGAAAAATATAATTTAACTCAAGTAGTATACTTGAAAATAGACTGTCCACATGATGGTAGTCTTAAAAGTTTGTGCATTCATTTCTTTCGAGCTTTAGATAAGGTATTACATACAGATTATGAGACAAAATATGTAAAGAAAAGACATAGTATTGAGACATTGCTCAGCCTTATGTCACATGTGGCCAACCAGTTTTCGTTGGGTGTTCTGGTAATTGATGAAATTCAGCATCTTAGCATAGGGAGGTCTGGCGGTGTAGACATGATGCTTAATTTCTTCGTTACATTGGTCAATACAATTGGTCTGCCTGTAATTTTAGTTGGAACTCCCAAGGCTAGACCCATTTTTGAGAATGATTTGCGCTCGGCTCGGAGGAGCTCAGGTTTTGGGGCCTTACTTTGGGAGCCTATGGAAAATCCAACGCCTACGATTGATCCTCAGACAGGAGTGCCTTCCAAGACTGCATGGAGAGCATTTACTGATGTTCTATGGAAGTACCAGTGGTTGCAGAAACGAGATGAGGTGCTAAGTGATGAGGTGCGAGAGTGCTGGTATGACTTGTCTCAGGGCGTTCTCGATATTGTAGTTAAGCTGTTTGTTCTGGCGCAACTCAGGGCAATTTCCACGAGAACAGAACGGATAACACCTAAACTCTTAGAAAAGGTTTACGAAGAGGAATTCAAGCCTGTTCACCCTATGCTGGCGGCTCTTCGGTCTAAAGATCCAGAAAGAATTGCACAATACTCGGACCTGACGTTACCCGGAATAGATAAAAAAATGCTTGAGCTCTCTTCAGCAATAGCTGACGTGGCAAATAGAGATGATTCCCCCCATGTCATTTATGAAGGGAATGAACAGGCAGAAAGGTTGCATACTCTACTTATCGGCATGGGGTGTGAGGCTTCACGGGTAATTCCCCTTGTGAAAAAGGTCTTTGTTCAGTCGCCAGAGCTCTCTGTGCGTGAGTTAGTGCCAACTGTTTTGGATTGGTACGAATCGGGTAATTATGAACCTGAAAAGGCAAAGCATAAAAGAGCAACGTCTGTTCCTAAGAAAGATTGGAATACATT is drawn from Desulfovibrio gilichinskyi and contains these coding sequences:
- a CDS encoding AAA family ATPase; its protein translation is MALPENMIKAVYIESVIPSYVGNPYIEALPPEMTFEQVKAGLIGKVKFDAQDIFVDGRLRAHMIPALLDDFFQPLSAHISLEQKLSIMIRRGYVGRNLSDGSRNKHMQNGYERILSGDMESFRFNHAISTASSLLLLGCSGSGKTTTLQRILSTYPTVIFHEKYNLTQVVYLKIDCPHDGSLKSLCIHFFRALDKVLHTDYETKYVKKRHSIETLLSLMSHVANQFSLGVLVIDEIQHLSIGRSGGVDMMLNFFVTLVNTIGLPVILVGTPKARPIFENDLRSARRSSGFGALLWEPMENPTPTIDPQTGVPSKTAWRAFTDVLWKYQWLQKRDEVLSDEVRECWYDLSQGVLDIVVKLFVLAQLRAISTRTERITPKLLEKVYEEEFKPVHPMLAALRSKDPERIAQYSDLTLPGIDKKMLELSSAIADVANRDDSPHVIYEGNEQAERLHTLLIGMGCEASRVIPLVKKVFVQSPELSVRELVPTVLDWYESGNYEPEKAKHKRATSVPKKDWNTLDSSDLRFTFSQVDGDGMYTQLKNESLIFDVDSWLQEVI